In the Nitrospirales bacterium LBB_01 genome, one interval contains:
- a CDS encoding DUF86 domain-containing protein: protein MYRNYRLYLEDILAASNKIITYVGDISYENLLQDEMRIDAIIRNFEIVGEAASKVPSDIVEKYPFISWRKIIDFRNILTHEYFGIDYEIMWEIIKDKCPALQSGIMNILEAEHK, encoded by the coding sequence ATGTATAGAAATTATAGGCTATACCTTGAAGATATACTTGCGGCAAGCAATAAAATCATAACATATGTCGGAGATATTTCTTATGAAAACCTTTTACAGGACGAAATGCGTATAGACGCAATCATTCGGAATTTTGAGATAGTAGGAGAGGCAGCAAGCAAAGTACCTTCAGACATAGTAGAGAAATACCCCTTCATTTCATGGCGTAAAATAATTGACTTCAGGAACATACTTACTCACGAGTATTTCGGAATAGATTATGAGATTATGTGGGAGATTATCAAAGATAAATGTCCTGCACTTCAAAGCGGCATTATGAATATCTTAGAGGCTGAACATAAATAG
- a CDS encoding DUF433 domain-containing protein, with protein sequence MRERIEVNPNIHFGKPCVAGTRITLQSVLELIREGLTFNEIRRDYYPDLQPEDIRACIQYAIDLVTSEDIHITATV encoded by the coding sequence ATGAGAGAAAGAATAGAAGTCAATCCTAACATTCACTTTGGCAAACCTTGTGTTGCCGGAACAAGAATAACATTACAAAGCGTGCTGGAATTGATAAGAGAAGGGTTGACATTTAATGAGATCCGACGTGATTATTACCCTGATCTTCAACCAGAGGATATTCGTGCCTGCATTCAGTATGCTATTGACTTAGTGACCTCTGAAGATATCCATATAACAGCAACGGTATGA
- a CDS encoding nucleotidyltransferase family protein has translation MDKKTILETILTNRQLLSRYQVRSIALFGSYVRDEQRDNSDIDFLVEFNEGAKNFDNFMDLKFFLEDLFGRKVDLVTVQALRPQLKESILREITYV, from the coding sequence ATGGATAAGAAGACGATACTGGAGACAATCCTTACTAACCGTCAGCTGTTGAGCCGCTATCAGGTCAGATCAATAGCGCTCTTTGGCTCCTATGTCCGTGATGAGCAAAGAGACAACAGTGATATTGATTTTCTGGTGGAGTTTAATGAAGGGGCAAAAAACTTTGACAATTTTATGGATCTCAAGTTTTTTCTTGAAGACCTTTTCGGCAGAAAGGTGGATTTGGTAACGGTTCAAGCGTTAAGACCACAACTTAAAGAAAGCATCCTAAGAGAAATAACATATGTATAG
- a CDS encoding ParA family protein — protein sequence MAMILTVINQKGGVGKTTVAVNLSSFMSEYFQKILLLDFDPQSDASVWLCKDYGDSVGQLNAQHQRPKIEDILQFGLKNDLDDSAVKQELKALSLAAVSGITPAVITTSLNLDRIDREMTGIGERKAAAKLIETIKIISEDYDLVLIDTAPYISNLHYIVVSASDYILIPITLDATAIGGGGNVINLILSDVRKYYNNPDVSVIGVLINNYEKVSNISKAMEDMALEVFGDLIFKTRIKSAVKLRELPILNSTLDKVYPKLPLSQDFKDLALEIFSRMQT from the coding sequence ATGGCAATGATACTAACGGTAATCAATCAAAAGGGCGGAGTGGGGAAGACCACGGTAGCGGTAAATCTCTCCAGTTTCATGTCGGAGTATTTTCAAAAAATTCTGCTTTTGGACTTTGATCCGCAATCGGACGCCTCCGTGTGGCTGTGTAAAGACTATGGGGATTCGGTGGGTCAGCTTAACGCTCAACATCAGAGGCCAAAAATAGAGGATATTTTACAGTTTGGCTTAAAAAACGATCTTGACGACAGTGCCGTAAAACAAGAGCTTAAAGCGCTCTCTCTTGCCGCTGTGTCAGGGATTACTCCGGCTGTCATAACCACATCCCTAAACCTTGACCGCATTGACAGGGAGATGACTGGAATTGGGGAGCGTAAGGCAGCCGCAAAGCTGATTGAAACCATTAAAATCATATCCGAGGACTATGACCTTGTGTTAATTGATACGGCGCCCTATATATCAAATCTTCACTATATAGTTGTCAGCGCCTCAGACTACATCTTAATTCCTATAACGCTTGACGCAACGGCAATTGGCGGCGGCGGTAACGTGATAAATCTGATACTCTCTGACGTCAGAAAATACTACAATAACCCAGACGTCTCGGTGATAGGGGTGCTGATAAATAACTATGAAAAAGTGTCAAACATATCTAAAGCGATGGAGGATATGGCTCTTGAGGTGTTTGGCGATTTGATATTTAAAACTCGCATAAAATCGGCAGTAAAGCTCCGTGAGCTGCCCATATTGAATTCCACGCTGGATAAAGTCTATCCGAAACTCCCCCTGTCTCAGGACTTTAAAGACCTTGCCCTTGAGATATTCAGCCGGATGCAGACTTAA